CAAATTTCTACTCTTCGATCTCGACCACACTCTTCTTGATTTTGATGCTGCTGAGGATGTGGCTTTGACGCAACTTCTAAAAGAAGAAGGGGGTACAGATATTCAGGCTTATAAAGACTATTATGTTCCTATGAACAAGGCTCTATGGAAGGACTTAGAGCAAAAGAAAATTAGTAAACAAGAGCTGGTTAACACGCGCTTTTCTCGTTTATTTGCTCATTTTGGACAGGAAAAAGACGGTAGTTTTCTAGCCCAGCGTTACCAATTTTACCTCGCTCAGCAGGGGCAAACGATTTCGGGTGCTCATGAACTTTTGGACAGCCTCATCGAGCGTGATTATGAGCTATATGCTGCGACAAATGGTATTACTGCCATTCAGACAGGGCGCTTGGCTCAATCGGGTCTGGCACCTTATTTCAATCAAGTCTTTATCTCTGAACAGTTGCAAACACAAAAGCCTGATGCTCTCTTTTATGAAAAGATTGGCCAACAGATTGCAGGTTTTAGTAAAGAAAAGACGCTGATGATTGGAGATTCTCTAACCGCCGACATTCAAGGCGGCAATAATGCTGGGATTGACACGATTTGGTACAATCCTCATCAACTCGAAAATCCCACACAAGCCCAGCCAACCTACGAAGTCCATTCTTACCGAGACTTGCTGGATTGTTTAGATAAACTGTAAAAAGTGGTTTAGACAGCCACTTTTTGCTATAATAGAGGCAGTAAAAATGAAGGAGTCGGCTATGGAACATTCGTCTTGGCATGCTTTGATTAAGGAGCAATTACCTGAGGGTTATTTCGGGAAAATCAATCAGTTTATGAATCAGGTCTATGCTCAGGGGACTATTTATCCACCCAAGGAAAAGGTTTTTCAGGCTCTCTTGACAACACCGCTTGAAGAAGTTAAGGTGGTGATTCTAGGGCAAGATCCCTATCACGGGCCAGGTCAAGCGCAGGGCTTGAGTTTTTCTGTACCTGACTCTATTCCAGCTCCGCCATCCTTGCAAAATATCTTGAAAGAATTGTCAGATGATATCGGGGTCAAGAAATCTCATGATTTGACAGCTTGGGCTGAGCAAGGAGTCTTGCTTCTTAATGCTTGTCTGACGGTTCCTGCTGGACAGGCCAATGGTCATGCTGGTCAGATATGGGAGCCTTTTACGGATGCTGTGATTCAGGTGGTCAATCATCTAGATAGACCAGTTGTTTTTGTACTCTGGGGAGCTTATGCACGCAAGAAGAAGACCTTGGTTAGCAATCCTCATCACTTGATTATCGAATCAGCCCATCCCAGTCCTTTGTCGGTTTATAGAGGATTTTGGGGTTCCAAGCCTTTTTCCAAGGCTAATGCATTCTTAAAAGAGACAGGACAAGAGCCAATCGATTGGCTTAGATAAGGAGAAAATATGCCTCAGTTAGCGACAATTTGCTACATTGATAACGGGAAAGAACTGCTCATGCTCCACCGTAATAAGAAGCCAAATGATGTTCATGAAGGGAAATGGATTGGTGTGGGTGGTAAGCTAGAGAGAGGAGAGACCCCTCAGGAATGCGCGGCGCGTGAAATCCTCGAAGAGACAGGACTGAAAGCCAAGCCAGTTCTAAAAGGTGTTATCACTTTTCCTGAATTTACACCAGATTTAGACTGGTACACCTATGTTTTTAAGGTGACAGAGTTTGAAGGGGACTTGATTGACTGCAATGAGGGGACGCTGGAATGGGTTCCCTATGATGAGGTTTTGAGTAAGCCGACTTGGGAAGGTGACCATACCTTTGTTGGGTGGCTTTTAGAGGATAAACCCTTCTTTTCAGCCAAGTTTGTTTATGATGGGGATAAATTGTTGGATACCCAAGTTGATTTCTATGAATAAAGGAGAAAGCAGATGCTACTAATCAAAAATGGACGTGTAATGGATCCCAAGACTGGTTTGGATCAAGTGTGTGATGTCTTAGTTCAAGGTGGGAAAATTATCAAAATTGCGTCTGAGATCACGGAAGAAGGAGCAGAGATAATTGATGCTAGTGGTCTTGTAGTTGCTCCTGGTTTGGTCGATATTCATGTTCATTTCCGTGAACCTGGTCAAACTCACAAGGAAGATATTCATACAGGTGCCCTAGCAGCTGCGGCAGGTGGTTTTACAACGGTTGTCATGATGGCTAATACTAGTCCAACCATTTCGGATGTGGAGACTTTGCAAGAAGTTCTCCAGTCAGCTGCCAAAGAGAAGATCAATGTCAAGACGGTAGCGACCATTACTAAAAATTTTAATGGCCAAGACTTGACTGACTTCAAGGCACTCTTAGAAGCTGGTGCGGTTGGTTTCTCAGACGACGGTATCCCACTTGAAAGCAGTAAAGTAGTCAAGGAAGCCATGGAGGAAGCCAAAAAGCTTAATACCTTTATTAGTCTTCATGAGGAAGATCCAGGTTTGAATGGGATTCTTGGCTTTAACGAAAATATTGCTAAAGAACATTTCCATATCTGCGGTGCGACTGGGGTGGCTGAGTATGCTATGATGGCGCGTGATGTCATGATTGCCTATGCAACCAAGGCCCATGTTCATATTCAGCATTTGTCTAAGGAAGAGAGTGTTAAAGTAGTTGAGTTTGCTCAGGGGCTAGGTGCGCAAGTCACAGCAGAAGTAGCGCCACAGCATTTCTCTAAGACAGAAGCACTTCTTTTGACACAAGGAAGCAATGCCAAGATGAATCCGCCGCTTCGTTTGGAATCAGACCGTCGTGCTGTTATTGAAGGTCTCAAATCAGGCGTCATCACAGTTATTGCGACGGACCACGCCCCTCACCATGCAGATGAGAAAAACGTTGAGGATATTACCAAAGCACCATCTGGTATGACTGGTTTGGAAACTTCTCTTTCCCTCGGTTTAACTTATTTGGTGGAAGCTGGTGAGTTGAGTTTGATGGAATTACTAGAAAAGACGACATACAACCCAGCCAAGCTTTACAATTTTGAAGCAGGTTACTTGGCTGAGAATGGTCCAGCGGACATCACTATTTTTGATGCTAAGGCTGACCGCCTTGTGGACTCCCATTTTGCTTCAAAAGCAGCTAATTCACCATTCATCGGTGAAACCTTAAAAGGGCAGGTTAAATATACCATCTGTAAGGGACAAATTGTCTATCAAAACTAGATGGAAGTCTGATCTGTAAACAAAAAGATAGAGAGCCTATATGTACCAAACCCATCATTTTAAAGACAAATTTATCTTATTTTTAAAGATATTTTTCCCTATCCTGATTTATCAATTTGCCAATTATTCTGCATCTTTTGTTGATACGACTATGACTGGCCAATACAATACCATGGACTTGGCTGGTGTGTCTATGGCAACCAGTATCTGGAACCCTTTCTTTACCTTTCTAACAGGGATTGTATCGGCCTTGGTGCCCATCATTGGTCACCATCTTGGTCGAGGCAAAAAGGAAGAGGTTGCGTCTGATTTTTACCAGTTTATTTATTTGGCCTTGGGTCTATCTGTGGTCTTGCTGGGGATGGTACTTTTTTTGGCACCACCAATCTTGAATCATATTGGACTAGAAGTACCAGTGGCGGCAGTAGCAGTTCGTTATCTCTGGTTTTTATCTATCGGGATTATCCCCCTGTTGCTCTTTAGTGTCATTCGCTCCTTGCTGGATTCGCTGGGGTTGACCAAACTGTCTATGTATCTCATGCTTTTGTTACTTCCCTTGAATAGTGGATTTAACTATCTCTTGATTTACGGGGCCTTTGGTGTTCCAGAACTGGGAGGTGCTGGGTCTGGTTTAGGTACTTCCTTGGCTTACTGGGTCTTGCTGGGAATTTCTGTTCTGGTTTTACTTAAACAGGAGAAGCTCAAAGCCTTACACCTTGAGAAACGAATTCCGCTTAATATGGATAAAATCAAGGAAGGAGTTCGCTTGGGTCTGCCTATTGGGGGGACTGTCTTCGCGGAAGTGGCTATCTTTTCTGTGGTTGGCTTGATTATGGCAAAGTTCTCGTCCTTGATTATTGCTAGTCACCAGTCAGCTATGAATTTTTCATCTCTCATGTATGCCTTCCCTATGAGTATCTCATCGGCTATGGCTATTGTTGTTTCCTATGAAGTGGGAGCCAAGCGATTTGATGATGCGAAAACCTATATTAGTTTAGGAAGATTTACTGCCCTCATTTTTGCTGCCTTCACCTTAACCTTCCTTTACATTTTTAGGGAAAATGTGGCCAGTCTTTATGGTAACGATCCAGAATTTATCGATTTGACAGCGCGTTTTTTGACTTACAGCCTTTTCTTCCAGTTAGCAGATACCTTTGCGGCACCGCTTCAGGGAATTTTACGGGGGTATAAGGATACCGTTATTCCTTTTTACCTTGGTTTGCTTGGTTATTGGGGCGTAACAATCCCAGTGGCTATGGTATTTGATTCCCTAACAGATTTTGGAGCGTATTCTTACTGGATTGGCTTGATTATTAGTCTGATCGTGAGTGGGGCGCTCTACCGATGGCGTCTAACTGTGATTATGAAGAGATTTGAATCTAGAAAAGCTTGATTTTTAGAATTCCTGCAAGCAAAAATATCCTTCCTTATCTGCATTATTTTTGCTATAGTTAAATTAGTAGTAGGCAAATGAGAATTTCAAAATATAGAAACCATTGATATCACACGCTACTTCGCTGGTATTAGCCGTGAAGAAATCGCTGAAGCGGTAGTTGGATAAACCAAAAAGAAGTTGGTTGTAGGACCAGCTTCTTTTTTAAAAACCATATATTACATAATTTAATTTATGTATTTTATAAACTATCTAGAGCATTCTTTTGTTCATCATTAACGATATGAGTATAGAGGTCTGTGACTTGTGTACTGGCGTGTCCTAGTTGGTGGCTGACTAAAACTTGCGATTTAGTGGCATCATAGAGCCTGGTTGCTAGGGTATGTCGTAGTTTATGGGGTGTTACACGGACTTTGAAGTCCTCAGAGTACTTAGCAACCATTTTCTCAACGCTGGAAGCATCGATACGATTAGGAACACCTCTGTAGAGTGTCAAAAAAAGAGCTGTATCTGTTTTTTCCGTTTTATAGCGTTGATTCCGAATGGCCAGATAATTTTCTAAATAAGGTTTTGCAAAGGCAGCGACATTGACAGAGTCACGTTTGCCACCTTTTCGAGTAACATCAATAACCATCATTTTGAGGTTGAGATCTCTTAGATCCAGATTAACAGCTTCAGATAAGCGGACACCAGACGCCAAGAGAAGGGCGATAATGGCCAAATCACGTTCTTTATTTTTATTAAATGAAGATAGGGCGCGATTTGAAAGTTGTTGTGGATACTCTTGGTCAATATAAGTTAGAAAACCTTCTGTTTCATCACCTAAAAAGAGTTTTTGCTTGATGTTTTCAGCTCTGGCAGCAAGTGTTTCTTTCTTTTTCTTTGTTGAAACTTTCTTCATTACATTACGATAAAAATAAGGTTCGCCCTGATCGTTTTCAACTTCCTCAGTCAAATACTTATAAAGACTAGAAAGTGCTGACAAAGTCCGATTGATAGTTGTCTGAGAAACTCCTTGCTTGGTTGTATTAGCATTCAGCAAAGGACGTTCTCGTAGATAAAGGATAAAGGATTCCATGTCTTTCTTAGACATATTTTCCAAGACAGATAAAGGAATATCAGCCATTTTATCTGCGTTTGAAATGCCAGACTCCAAAACCCAGCTAAAAAATCGATAGTATTCCTTGAGGTATTCGTACAAGGTTGTAAAACTGTAAGGTACAGCCAGCTTAGATTGGTAGTATTCCAGAACATACCAGGGCATGATTTGTTTTAGTTTGTCGATTCGTTCCAGTAAAATCTCACGTTTCATGTATTTTCTCCATAAATAAGTTTACTAGTAGTATAGCATAGACTTATTTATTTTTCAAGAAAATTATAGTTTTTCGGAAAGATATTATAGAGCTTTTTAATAGAATAACTAAAATAACCAAAAATGATTTCATTTTTAATAACTAAAAAATTTTTTCGACAAAAATTGTCTATAATGTACTTTATTCCTGAGAAACTAACACAAAGACTTGGTTCTTTTTTCATAAGAACCAAGTCTTTGTGTTTGATATGAATCTACTAGGAATTTTTCAAAGTCATTCTTATAATTGAATTTCTCTAAAAAATTTCAATTGCCATTTTTGTGTTGATTGAGCCGTTGTATTTAAATTTGTGCACCAAGGCGGATAAAATCGCATGGACATTTTTCCTTTGCTGTTTTTTGTTGAGAGAATTTTCTTACAAGTAGCAACTTCGTTTGGAATAATAAATAGCCCCTTTTTATCATTATCGATGACAACGATAACAAGTTCAGTTCCCAAATCTTCATTGGTATAAGGAATGTTCATGTTATTTTTGTCTTTTTTCCAAAAAACTGTAAAATATCCTTCTTTTTTCGGTGTTCTTTTTGCTAAGCGGCATCTTTTATATCCTTGCTCATCCTTTATTTTGATAAGAATACCTTCGTATTTTTCATTCCACTTTTCTTTAATGAATTCAAAATCACCATAAAACTCATATAGAGCATCTAGTATTTTCATTATGATGTATGTCCTCCCTTATCAAAATCAACAAAATATTCTTGATACATTTATTACATAATAAAAATTATGTAATAATATTTTTGATTTACAACAACAAATCTTTGACTTTCCCAATTTCACTTTTTGGAATCACCAAGTGGATCATATCCCCCAGATACATTCTGGTTGAGCCGTTAACTGTTTGGCTCTTGCCATTATGAACTTGTGTTGTGATTAGGACGTTATGAGGCAAGTTGAGCTCGTGTACTTGTTTTCCAGCGATTTTGTCAGATACAGGGATTTCAATGAGTGTAACTTCTCCTTCATCTGTTGCTTCTTCTGGCAACATTCTTTCTAGCATGGCCTCATAGACTGGCGCACCCTTGAGTAAATCCATGATGATATAGGAAACTAGGGTTACTAAGCCAAGTGGCATGAGATTGCGAATATCTCCTACCATCTCAGTTACGAGTATCATAGCGGTTAAGGGTGCCTTTGATATTGCTCCAAAATAGCCACTCATTCCTAGAATGACAAATATAGGGAATTGCTCCTGACTGACAAGTCCAATATTCACACAAATGACACCAACTAGGGCACCAAGCAAGGAACCAAGCGCCAGAATGGGTAGAAAAATTCCTCCTGGAAGGCCACTTCCATAGCTAATCATGCTCCAAACAAAGCGAATCAAAAAGTAAGCTAATAGAACTTGGAAACTAAAATTTTGCTCAGTTAGGGAAAGAACCAGCTGATTTCCACCTCCAAGGATTTGTGGCAAGAAGATGCCGACTGGTATGATGAGAATAAAGGCAAGAATTGGGTAATAAGCTCTATCCAAACGGATTTTTTGCCCAAGCCAGTCATAAATTCTACCGACATTGAGTACAGCCTTCTCATAGAGAAAACCAGATAGTCCAAGAAAAACTCCCATAAGGAGGTAAATCCAATATTGGTCTAGGGTCATGAGTGGGATATTGTCTGGCATATCCAGTACGGGTGTTAGGCCAAATATGAGCAGAGAGACAAAGTTTGCTACGAGACTGGCTGCTAGAGTTGAGACCCAGAAAAAGCGTGAAAAATGGTGATAAACTTCTTCTACGACAAAGAGAAGTCCTGCAATCGGAGCATTAAAGGCTGCGGCTAAACCTGCTGCAGCTCCACTCGCAATAAGAGAACGTTCCTCTACTGGACTGGATTTGAGCCATTTGGCAATTCCTTTGCCCCCGACTGCTCCAAGTTGAATACTTGGTCCTTCACGCCCCAGCATAAGGCCACTTGCAATAGCAAGAATTCCTAGAATATATTTTTTCCAAAGAACTCCCCACCAGTTGAGAGTCATCAATCCCTTTAATTCGGCTTCGACCTGAGGAATTCCTGAGCCTTTGATATCTTTTTCTGATCGAGTTAATTTCGCACTGAGCCAACAAACTATTAAATAAAACAGACCAATGATAAAAAGATTGCGCACTAGGTGCACTTGATCTTGATAAAGTCCTTGTATCAGGTGGAAGCCTTTTTCGATTGAAAACCGAAAGGATCCGACGATGAGCCCTACGACGAGACCGACAATGATTCCTCGTCCAACTTGGGATAATATGGTGCTTGAGACAAAGGCAAATTCTTTCTTGGAACTGAGTGTTTCTGACTGTTCCTCCATAATCATTCCTTCTAACTTAACTTTCTTTTTCTTCTGAAACCAGTGATTTAACGGGTTCAAAGCTGGTTCGGTGAATTGGGGTAACTCCTAGTTTTTCCAGTCCTTCTAGATGTTTAGCAGTTCCATATCCTGCATTAGTAGCGAAATCATAGCCGGGAAATTGCTGGTCGAATTCCTTCATCAATTCATCACGTGTCACCTTGGCTACTATAGAAGCTGCTGCAATTGAAAGGGAATTGGCATCTCCTTTGATGATAGATGTTTGTGAAATTGGTAAATCCAGTTTCATGGCATCTATCAAAAGGTGCTCAGGTTGAGGACTGAGCTGGGAGATTGCTTCCTGCATGGCCAGTTTGGTTGCTTCATAGATATTGACTTGGTCGATGACTTGATTATCCATGATACCAATGCCAATTGATAAGGCTTGGTTCTGAACGGCTTGGAAAATCTCCAGATGTTTCTTTTTAGGAATTTTCTTGCTGTCGTTGAGGCCTTTAATTTTACAATTTTTAGGTAAGATGACGGCTGCAGCAACTACTGGTCCAGCCAGAGGACCTCGGCCGACCTCATCAACACCAGCAACTAAGGTCAATCCTTGCTTGTAAAGTTCTTTTTCATAGGAAAGCATGGATTCCAAACGAAAATCCTCATCCAATTCTGCCTGAATAGCTTTTTTACGCTTGCTGATTTCCTTTTGAACTCCAGAGCGATTATCCTTTTCAAGCTCTAAAAAAATAGGGCTATCAAGGTCCTTGACAGTAGCAAGGAGTTCTTTGATTTCTTTAATCGTCGCCATCTAGATCTTCCAATGTATCTAAGGTATAGTTACCGAGTTTGCCATCACGGACTTCCTTCACGAAGAGACTGTAAAAGCGGTCATAGTCATCACGGAAACCGAGGGCACGGGTCATATCCATAATAATAACAGGAGCTTCTTCCTCAATTTTCATTTGTTTGAAGCGTTCAGCCAACTTTTCTGGATAATGTTCTTTGAAATAATTGAGGCCAAAAATAGTTACCTCATCCATAGGAAGCAACTGGTCTTTGATAGCTCCAGTCAAGGCTAACTTAAGCGCAACAGTTTCATCCTCAAACTTAGGCCAGAGAATCCCTGGTGTATCTAAGATTTCCAGGTCTTTATTGGTTTTGAGCCATTGTTGACCTTTTGTGACCCCTGGCTTGTTTCCAACAACAGCAATTTTCTTACCAGCTAAACGGTTCATAAGAGTGGATTTACCAGCGTTTGGAATCCCGATAATCATGGTACGCAAGGTTTCAATCTTGATACCACGTTCTTTTTGGCGAGCAATCTTATCCGCCATGAGCTTCTTGGCAGCATCTGTTACAACTTTTACAGTCACTTGTTCTTTGGAATTGATAGCCAGCGTCTGGATTCCCTGTGATTCAAAATACTGGCGCCATTCCTTGGTCATTGCTGGGTCAGCCAAGTCTGCCTTATTTAAAATCAAGAGTTTTGGTTTGTCACCAACAATTTTGGTCAACATAGGATTTTGACTAGATAGAGGTAAGCGTGCATCCACCAAAATCGTTACAAAATCAACAAATTTTAAATTTTCCTGAACCTGTCGACGAGCTTTGGACATGTGACCAGGAAACCATTGAATAGTAGCCATTGAGTTTTTTCCTTATAAAATAAAAATCTAATTAATATAAATAGTGTTTTTCTTATAGTCTATTTTATCATAATTTGAGCACTTTTGCATAGGCTTTTGGCTATGAGAAATTTGTTAAACATAATTTTATTTATGTCTTTTACAATACAGTAAACTTATATAAAGGATATTAGACTTCAAAAAGAGGATTTTCATTGCACTCAATATCAAAAAAGAAGATGACAAATCATCTTCTTAAAAACTATGATTTTTTAGTCTTCTTTTTTCTTGCGAGCAAGAAGTCCAAGTGCTGCAAGGTTAGCATTAGCTTCTGAACCTGTGTTTGGTAATTCCTCTCTTCTACTTGTCTCAGAAGTCGGAGTATTTGCTTCTGGAGTGTTTGGGGTTGGAATTTGACTTTCTGGTGTTGGAATAGTCGGATCTTGTGGAGTTGGAATCGGTGTGGTCGGTTTCTGTGGAACAGGATTATTAGGCTCTACTGGTGTTATCTTTTCAAATTTATGAATAGTTACACCATCTTTCGTTGTAGTCGTAATAAATCGATATCCAGGAATATTTCCTGGTTCATGAGTTCCAGGTTTTTCTGGTTTCAATGGCTTACCATTTTCATCCACCCAGATTGTAATATGATTACTTTCTGGAGTTGGTTTTACCGGTTCTTCCGGACTAGGTGTATTTGGAACTTTTACATACTCAATCGGTGTATCCTTACCAGGTTCTGTTGGTACTGGTGGAATGTATCCTTGTGTTGGATCATTTGGCACTTTTGGTTGTAACAGTGTCTCGCCAATCTTCGGTGTGTATCCTGGTACATATGGTATTACTGGTACATTTGGTGTATTAGGATACATTGGATCACCAGGCTTAGTTGGGTCTGTCGGATGGTTTGGATATGGTAGTGGCGTTGGTGTTTCTACACCTGGCACTTTTGGTATCCATGAACCAAGTTTCTTGTAAACCACTTCAATCGTTTGATTTGCAACAGTTGGTGTTATTTCTTTTCTTTCAGCAACTTCTTTTTGAGTTGGGTCTTTAAGGATGTAACCTTTAACTATTGGTGATGATACTTTATCAAATGTACTATCTCCACCAACTGCTTTCCATTCTCCATAAGTAATCTCACCTGTTACTACGTTAATCTTAGCTTCACGTGTAAATGTAACTTTGTCTGTTGATGGTTCAGAAACTTTATTTCCAGCCTCGTCAACATAGTTGATTGTACGTGTAACTTCTTTTTCTAAGTCAGATTTTGCTAGTCCTGTTTCTGGCCATTTTGGTCCTTCTGGTTTATCTGGATCTACTGGATCATTTGGATTTTTCGGCTCTGTTACTGTCACAACTTTTTCATGTACTTTCAATCTGAATACTTGTGTTGGATCTCCATCTGTTGGATCTTTTTCCTTATCAAATTTTTGATTATTTAATAAGTCTTTATTCTCAACTATATATCCACGTTTTTCTAAGTCTGCAATCTTAGCCGTTACTGAATCTGCTGGAATTGGTTCACCTGTTTTACCTGAAAGCTCTACTTTCTCTTCAGGTAGTTCAACCTCTGTACCTGTTGTTGTATTGAATACTTTCACTACAGCTTTTTGAGGATCTTTTGAATACTCAATTGGTGTATCTTCGCCTGGTGTGTTTGGAATTGGTGGCACCTTGTATCCATTTTCTGGATTATTTGGATCAACTGGTTCTAACGGTGTTTCGCCAATCTTCGGTGTGTATCCTGGTACATATGGTATTACTGGTACATTTGGTGTATTAGGATCCGTTGGATCACCAGGTTTCGTTGGATCTGTTGGATGGTTTGGATATGGTAGTGGTGTTGGTGTTTCTACACCTGGCACTTTTGGTACCCATGATCCTAACTTAGTATAAACTACTTTTTGATCTAATCCTGTCGAATCTGCATTTGTTTCCACTTTTTCTACTGAAGCTTTGTCTGCTACATAGCCTGTTAATGTAGGTGTGTCTACTTTTGCTAATTCTTTGTCCGCACTTTCCCAATTTCCGTATGTGATTGTTCCTGTAACTGCATTATATGTTGCACTACGTTTGAAGTGGGCTGTTTGTGTTACAGTCGGTTTCGCATCCGCTATTTCTGGTTCATCCGCAGTTTCTTTCTTAACGTAAGTAATTGTACGTGTTACTTCTTTTTCTAAGTCAGATTTTGCTAATCCAGTTGCTGGCCATTTTGGTCCTTCTGGAACATTTGGATCAACCGGTGTATTTGGAGTTGGTGGTTCTGTTACTGTCACAACTTTTTCTTTTACAGTAATCGTATATTCCTGACTTGGAATTTGACCTTCTGTGTCTTCTATAGTATCAACTGTTTTATCACCACTTGTAAATGTGTCTCCAACAATCTCATATCCAGCTTTTTTAAGTGCTGTTATTCTAGTATTTACATCTGTTGAAGAGAATGTATCTCCTACATTACCAGAAAGTGTAATATCGCCATATCCTGTTAACGCTTCAGTTGCTGTCTCAGATACTTGTTTCTTGAAGTGAACGACACCTTTACCTGTAGGCGGTACAGTTCTTTCTTCATATACAAATGTGATTACTGTATTTTTCTTTGTGATACTTCCATTTAGCGTATCAGATGAAGTTTCCAATCCTCCACCAACTGATCTTAAAGCATAATATTTTCCATTAGTTGC
This portion of the Streptococcus mitis B6 genome encodes:
- a CDS encoding YjjG family noncanonical pyrimidine nucleotidase; amino-acid sequence: MSYKFLLFDLDHTLLDFDAAEDVALTQLLKEEGGTDIQAYKDYYVPMNKALWKDLEQKKISKQELVNTRFSRLFAHFGQEKDGSFLAQRYQFYLAQQGQTISGAHELLDSLIERDYELYAATNGITAIQTGRLAQSGLAPYFNQVFISEQLQTQKPDALFYEKIGQQIAGFSKEKTLMIGDSLTADIQGGNNAGIDTIWYNPHQLENPTQAQPTYEVHSYRDLLDCLDKL
- a CDS encoding uracil-DNA glycosylase, which codes for MEHSSWHALIKEQLPEGYFGKINQFMNQVYAQGTIYPPKEKVFQALLTTPLEEVKVVILGQDPYHGPGQAQGLSFSVPDSIPAPPSLQNILKELSDDIGVKKSHDLTAWAEQGVLLLNACLTVPAGQANGHAGQIWEPFTDAVIQVVNHLDRPVVFVLWGAYARKKKTLVSNPHHLIIESAHPSPLSVYRGFWGSKPFSKANAFLKETGQEPIDWLR
- a CDS encoding NUDIX hydrolase, which codes for MPQLATICYIDNGKELLMLHRNKKPNDVHEGKWIGVGGKLERGETPQECAAREILEETGLKAKPVLKGVITFPEFTPDLDWYTYVFKVTEFEGDLIDCNEGTLEWVPYDEVLSKPTWEGDHTFVGWLLEDKPFFSAKFVYDGDKLLDTQVDFYE
- a CDS encoding dihydroorotase, producing the protein MLLIKNGRVMDPKTGLDQVCDVLVQGGKIIKIASEITEEGAEIIDASGLVVAPGLVDIHVHFREPGQTHKEDIHTGALAAAAGGFTTVVMMANTSPTISDVETLQEVLQSAAKEKINVKTVATITKNFNGQDLTDFKALLEAGAVGFSDDGIPLESSKVVKEAMEEAKKLNTFISLHEEDPGLNGILGFNENIAKEHFHICGATGVAEYAMMARDVMIAYATKAHVHIQHLSKEESVKVVEFAQGLGAQVTAEVAPQHFSKTEALLLTQGSNAKMNPPLRLESDRRAVIEGLKSGVITVIATDHAPHHADEKNVEDITKAPSGMTGLETSLSLGLTYLVEAGELSLMELLEKTTYNPAKLYNFEAGYLAENGPADITIFDAKADRLVDSHFASKAANSPFIGETLKGQVKYTICKGQIVYQN
- the pdrM gene encoding sodium-coupled multidrug efflux MATE transporter PdrM, coding for MYQTHHFKDKFILFLKIFFPILIYQFANYSASFVDTTMTGQYNTMDLAGVSMATSIWNPFFTFLTGIVSALVPIIGHHLGRGKKEEVASDFYQFIYLALGLSVVLLGMVLFLAPPILNHIGLEVPVAAVAVRYLWFLSIGIIPLLLFSVIRSLLDSLGLTKLSMYLMLLLLPLNSGFNYLLIYGAFGVPELGGAGSGLGTSLAYWVLLGISVLVLLKQEKLKALHLEKRIPLNMDKIKEGVRLGLPIGGTVFAEVAIFSVVGLIMAKFSSLIIASHQSAMNFSSLMYAFPMSISSAMAIVVSYEVGAKRFDDAKTYISLGRFTALIFAAFTLTFLYIFRENVASLYGNDPEFIDLTARFLTYSLFFQLADTFAAPLQGILRGYKDTVIPFYLGLLGYWGVTIPVAMVFDSLTDFGAYSYWIGLIISLIVSGALYRWRLTVIMKRFESRKA
- the xerS gene encoding tyrosine recombinase XerS, with product MKREILLERIDKLKQIMPWYVLEYYQSKLAVPYSFTTLYEYLKEYYRFFSWVLESGISNADKMADIPLSVLENMSKKDMESFILYLRERPLLNANTTKQGVSQTTINRTLSALSSLYKYLTEEVENDQGEPYFYRNVMKKVSTKKKKETLAARAENIKQKLFLGDETEGFLTYIDQEYPQQLSNRALSSFNKNKERDLAIIALLLASGVRLSEAVNLDLRDLNLKMMVIDVTRKGGKRDSVNVAAFAKPYLENYLAIRNQRYKTEKTDTALFLTLYRGVPNRIDASSVEKMVAKYSEDFKVRVTPHKLRHTLATRLYDATKSQVLVSHQLGHASTQVTDLYTHIVNDEQKNALDSL
- a CDS encoding MepB family protein, with amino-acid sequence MKILDALYEFYGDFEFIKEKWNEKYEGILIKIKDEQGYKRCRLAKRTPKKEGYFTVFWKKDKNNMNIPYTNEDLGTELVIVVIDNDKKGLFIIPNEVATCKKILSTKNSKGKMSMRFYPPWCTNLNTTAQSTQKWQLKFFREIQL
- a CDS encoding ClC family H(+)/Cl(-) exchange transporter, giving the protein MEEQSETLSSKKEFAFVSSTILSQVGRGIIVGLVVGLIVGSFRFSIEKGFHLIQGLYQDQVHLVRNLFIIGLFYLIVCWLSAKLTRSEKDIKGSGIPQVEAELKGLMTLNWWGVLWKKYILGILAIASGLMLGREGPSIQLGAVGGKGIAKWLKSSPVEERSLIASGAAAGLAAAFNAPIAGLLFVVEEVYHHFSRFFWVSTLAASLVANFVSLLIFGLTPVLDMPDNIPLMTLDQYWIYLLMGVFLGLSGFLYEKAVLNVGRIYDWLGQKIRLDRAYYPILAFILIIPVGIFLPQILGGGNQLVLSLTEQNFSFQVLLAYFLIRFVWSMISYGSGLPGGIFLPILALGSLLGALVGVICVNIGLVSQEQFPIFVILGMSGYFGAISKAPLTAMILVTEMVGDIRNLMPLGLVTLVSYIIMDLLKGAPVYEAMLERMLPEEATDEGEVTLIEIPVSDKIAGKQVHELNLPHNVLITTQVHNGKSQTVNGSTRMYLGDMIHLVIPKSEIGKVKDLLL
- a CDS encoding ribonuclease HII; protein product: MATIKEIKELLATVKDLDSPIFLELEKDNRSGVQKEISKRKKAIQAELDEDFRLESMLSYEKELYKQGLTLVAGVDEVGRGPLAGPVVAAAVILPKNCKIKGLNDSKKIPKKKHLEIFQAVQNQALSIGIGIMDNQVIDQVNIYEATKLAMQEAISQLSPQPEHLLIDAMKLDLPISQTSIIKGDANSLSIAAASIVAKVTRDELMKEFDQQFPGYDFATNAGYGTAKHLEGLEKLGVTPIHRTSFEPVKSLVSEEKES